The following proteins are co-located in the Leptotrichia trevisanii DSM 22070 genome:
- a CDS encoding winged helix-turn-helix transcriptional regulator yields MNKKELPKCSVEITLSLISNKWKILIIRDLLDGTKRFGELRKSINGISNKVLTYNLREMEEDNLLVRKIYPEVPPKVEYSLTETGYSLKPILESMDKWGVNYREKQNTNN; encoded by the coding sequence TTGAATAAAAAAGAATTACCAAAGTGTTCTGTTGAAATAACACTTTCTTTAATTTCTAATAAATGGAAAATACTTATAATAAGAGATTTACTCGATGGAACAAAAAGATTTGGAGAGTTGAGAAAATCTATAAATGGAATTTCTAATAAAGTTTTGACATACAATTTAAGAGAAATGGAGGAGGACAATCTTCTTGTAAGAAAAATTTATCCTGAAGTTCCTCCAAAAGTTGAATATTCTCTTACTGAAACAGGTTACAGCTTAAAGCCGATACTGGAAAGTATGGACAAATGGGGTGTAAATTACCGAGAAAAACAAAATACGAATAACTGA
- a CDS encoding DUF1016 N-terminal domain-containing protein, whose protein sequence is MNKIEKGIESNMVYLQIKELMENARKQVSVKINNILVQTYWKIGKIIIEDEQKNNERAEYGKKLLKELSKKLTKEYGKGFSKSNLFNMRKFYLKYQKFWTVSGKLSWSHCCEILSISDDKERAFYEREWYSV, encoded by the coding sequence ATGAATAAAATTGAAAAAGGAATTGAAAGTAATATGGTTTATTTGCAAATCAAAGAATTGATGGAAAATGCAAGGAAACAGGTGTCTGTAAAGATTAATAATATTCTTGTGCAGACTTATTGGAAAATTGGGAAAATTATTATAGAAGATGAACAGAAAAATAATGAGCGAGCGGAATATGGGAAAAAACTTTTAAAAGAATTGTCAAAAAAATTGACAAAAGAGTATGGAAAGGGCTTTTCAAAATCAAATTTATTTAATATGAGAAAATTTTATTTGAAATACCAAAAATTCTGGACAGTGTCTGGAAAATTGAGCTGGTCTCATTGTTGTGAGATTTTGAGTATATCTGATGATAAAGAAAGAGCATTTTATGAAAGAGAATGGTATTCAGTCTGA
- the cobI gene encoding precorrin-2 C(20)-methyltransferase, with the protein MKKFYGIGVGVGDPENITVKAAKRLHEVDVIVLPEAKSGEGSTAFNIVKEHIKPEVEQLFLEFPMIRDVEARKVFRKNNADVISAELEKGKNVAFLTIGDPMTYSTYTYVLEHISDDVEVETIAGITSFNSVAARLNVPLMIGDEDLKVVSVNRKTDIYKEIENNDNLVLMKISRDFEKIKKAIIETGNKENAVIVSDCGKDNEVVYWDIESVEEVPYFSTMILKKEGVKEWKRFLKTL; encoded by the coding sequence ATGAAAAAATTTTACGGAATAGGAGTAGGAGTAGGAGATCCTGAAAATATAACAGTTAAAGCAGCAAAAAGACTGCATGAAGTAGATGTGATAGTACTGCCTGAGGCAAAAAGTGGAGAAGGAAGTACAGCTTTTAATATTGTAAAAGAGCATATAAAACCAGAAGTAGAGCAGCTATTTTTGGAGTTTCCGATGATAAGGGATGTAGAAGCAAGAAAAGTTTTTCGTAAAAATAATGCGGATGTAATAAGTGCTGAATTGGAAAAAGGTAAAAATGTAGCGTTTTTAACAATAGGTGACCCAATGACTTATAGCACTTATACTTATGTATTGGAACATATTTCAGATGATGTGGAAGTTGAAACTATTGCGGGAATAACTTCATTTAACAGTGTTGCAGCTAGACTGAATGTGCCTTTGATGATTGGCGATGAAGATTTGAAAGTAGTGTCTGTTAATCGAAAAACTGATATTTACAAGGAAATTGAAAATAATGATAATTTAGTTTTGATGAAAATTAGCCGAGATTTTGAGAAAATAAAAAAAGCGATAATTGAAACTGGGAATAAAGAAAATGCTGTAATTGTTTCAGATTGCGGGAAAGATAATGAAGTTGTTTATTGGGATATTGAGAGTGTAGAGGAGGTTCCTTATTTTTCGACGATGATATTGAAGAAGGAAGGAGTTAAGGAGTGGAAGAGATTTCTAAAAACACTTTAA